A region from the Stygiolobus caldivivus genome encodes:
- a CDS encoding phosphoribosylanthranilate isomerase, translating into MKLVKVKFCGISHVQDAITAEKLGADFIGVVADTVSPRYVKHEFVKILKNHVTKPVVIVKVNGTIQRILNEGKEADIIQIHRVLSEIEIEELLSSSIKNLILYVPASREFEGYFRLVISRTNYMILLDKNPQNRLDLSIAEKWLKEYYKTGIGGGITPQNVREYLYLDPYWIDISSGIETYKGKKDSSKMALILKEVREWKYTR; encoded by the coding sequence GTGAAGCTGGTAAAGGTTAAATTTTGCGGTATATCTCACGTCCAAGATGCAATAACTGCAGAAAAATTGGGAGCAGATTTTATAGGTGTAGTAGCTGATACGGTCAGCCCTCGATATGTTAAACATGAATTTGTAAAAATATTAAAAAACCACGTAACTAAGCCAGTAGTCATAGTTAAAGTAAATGGTACTATACAAAGGATTTTAAATGAAGGAAAAGAGGCAGATATAATACAAATACATAGAGTGTTAAGCGAAATAGAAATTGAAGAGTTACTTTCCTCGTCTATAAAGAATTTAATTCTGTACGTTCCTGCTTCGAGAGAATTTGAAGGGTACTTTAGACTGGTTATTTCAAGGACTAACTACATGATATTACTAGATAAAAACCCACAAAATAGGTTGGATTTATCTATTGCCGAAAAATGGCTTAAGGAATATTATAAAACGGGGATAGGGGGAGGAATAACCCCGCAAAATGTCAGAGAGTATCTTTACCTAGATCCTTACTGGATAGATATATCAAGCGGTATCGAAACCTACAAAGGTAAAAAGGATTCGAGTAAGATGGCCTTAATTTTGAAAGAGGTGAGAGAATGGAAGTATACCCGATAA
- a CDS encoding anthranilate synthase component I gives MEVYPITAFAQPNEVFSCIKEGEDIAALLESGSGPQHKSRFSIIAWGRKGYLKLNKDSSDGDINTTFYDPLEVLGEFIKKAPLLSLPGKFKGGIIGYVSYDAIRYWEVIKDLKPEIENWPYGEFFIPENIIVYDHVEGKVYVEGELRLKDNCSSSGQLKFEFYDESLGKTEFENSVSEILDYIKRGYAFQVVISRFYRYSFKGNLVHFYNALRKINPSPYMFYLKFGNREIIGSSPETLFSVQDGIVETYPIAGSRPRGRTVEEDLELEREMLASEKERAEHLMLVDLARNDIGKVCYMGSVKVPELMYVEKYSHVQHIVSKVVGTLKRNNTSFDVLKATFPAGTVSGAPKPMAMNIIEMLEPYKRGPYAGGVGFFSSNGDSEFAITIRSAFVNNDLFRIQAGAGIVYDSIPEMEYYETEHKMKALKVAMGVER, from the coding sequence ATGGAAGTATACCCGATAACTGCATTTGCTCAACCCAATGAGGTTTTTTCATGTATAAAAGAAGGAGAAGACATAGCAGCCTTATTAGAAAGCGGAAGTGGGCCACAGCATAAATCGAGGTTTAGCATAATAGCGTGGGGGAGAAAAGGATACTTAAAATTAAATAAAGATTCTAGCGACGGAGATATCAATACTACATTCTATGATCCCCTAGAAGTACTAGGGGAGTTTATAAAAAAAGCACCTTTGCTTTCATTGCCAGGTAAGTTTAAAGGGGGTATAATTGGCTACGTTAGTTACGATGCGATAAGGTACTGGGAGGTAATTAAGGATCTTAAACCAGAAATAGAAAACTGGCCTTATGGAGAATTCTTCATACCAGAAAATATTATAGTTTATGACCACGTTGAAGGGAAGGTATATGTTGAAGGTGAGTTGCGACTAAAGGACAATTGTTCTAGTTCAGGACAGTTAAAGTTCGAATTCTATGACGAATCTTTAGGGAAAACGGAATTTGAAAATAGTGTTTCAGAGATCTTGGATTATATAAAACGAGGCTATGCTTTCCAAGTCGTAATTTCTAGATTTTATAGGTATAGTTTTAAGGGTAATTTAGTGCATTTTTATAATGCATTAAGGAAGATAAACCCATCACCGTACATGTTCTATTTAAAGTTTGGCAACCGAGAAATAATAGGTTCAAGCCCAGAAACCCTATTCAGTGTCCAAGATGGCATAGTGGAAACATATCCGATAGCTGGTTCGAGACCGAGAGGTAGAACTGTTGAAGAAGACTTAGAGTTAGAGAGGGAGATGCTAGCGTCTGAAAAGGAAAGAGCAGAACATCTAATGTTAGTTGACTTAGCTAGAAATGATATAGGTAAAGTATGCTACATGGGTTCTGTTAAGGTCCCAGAATTAATGTATGTAGAAAAGTACAGTCATGTACAACATATTGTAAGTAAGGTCGTTGGGACCCTGAAGAGAAATAATACGTCATTTGATGTGCTTAAAGCTACGTTCCCAGCTGGGACTGTAAGCGGTGCCCCTAAGCCCATGGCTATGAATATCATTGAAATGCTTGAGCCATATAAGAGAGGACCTTATGCAGGTGGTGTAGGGTTCTTCTCGTCTAACGGTGATTCAGAATTTGCCATTACAATTAGAAGTGCTTTTGTAAATAATGACCTGTTCAGAATACAAGCAGGAGCAGGGATAGTATATGACTCAATTCCTGAAATGGAATATTATGAAACTGAACATAAAATGAAGGCATTGAAGGTCGCTATGGGGGTAGAGAGATGA
- a CDS encoding anthranilate synthase component II: MTDVTLIIDNYDSFVYNIAQIVGELGTIPIVIRNDEISLRGVERINPDRIIISPGPGSPDKKEDIGIVIDVIKQLGKRIPILGICLGHQAIGYAYGAKIRRAKKIFHGKISRIIHNSSVIIYDGIPKQFEATRYHSLVIDDVKDPLIIDAYSVEDNEIMGVHHSEYKVYGVQFHPESVGTPFGKRILYNFINKV; the protein is encoded by the coding sequence ATGACAGACGTTACGTTAATAATAGATAATTATGACAGTTTCGTATATAATATTGCTCAGATAGTAGGAGAGTTAGGGACAATTCCTATAGTAATCAGGAATGATGAAATTAGTTTAAGAGGAGTAGAAAGAATAAACCCTGATAGGATTATAATCTCACCTGGACCCGGATCCCCGGATAAAAAGGAGGATATAGGGATAGTGATTGATGTGATAAAACAGTTGGGGAAGAGGATCCCTATCCTAGGTATCTGCTTAGGTCATCAAGCTATAGGGTATGCTTATGGTGCTAAAATAAGGAGAGCTAAAAAGATTTTTCATGGAAAAATAAGTAGAATAATCCATAATTCTTCTGTTATTATATACGATGGAATTCCTAAACAGTTTGAGGCTACCAGATACCACAGTCTAGTAATTGATGACGTAAAAGATCCCTTAATTATTGACGCCTATTCTGTCGAAGACAATGAAATAATGGGTGTTCACCATTCGGAATACAAGGTTTATGGTGTTCAATTTCATCCCGAGAGTGTAGGTACACCTTTTGGTAAAAGAATACTTTATAATTTCATTAATAAAGTCTAA
- the trpC gene encoding indole-3-glycerol phosphate synthase TrpC — protein sequence MPRFLQGWLGDVVRFSQQRPEIYKVRQRPIYSLRQSILHIKGHGKNPIIAEYKRKSPSGFNMDRDIIEYVKFMESNGVAGISVLTEEKFFGGSYKDLEAVTRAVRIPVLMKDFIVTEKQVNSAYSLGADVILLIVRVLTERELVSLYKYAKSYHLDVIVEVTNEEEIEIAVRNNFDIIGVNSRDLASLDLSLEKTKRLLKLIPSDRLKIAESGIRSRDDIQQLKEAGADAFLIGTTLMQDPNKIKELV from the coding sequence ATGCCTAGATTTTTACAAGGTTGGTTAGGTGATGTAGTGAGGTTTTCACAGCAAAGACCAGAAATCTATAAGGTTAGGCAGAGGCCGATCTATTCTCTTAGGCAAAGTATACTTCATATCAAGGGTCACGGTAAGAACCCTATTATCGCGGAATATAAGAGGAAATCTCCCTCCGGTTTTAATATGGATCGAGATATTATAGAATATGTTAAATTTATGGAGTCTAATGGTGTTGCCGGGATAAGTGTTTTAACGGAGGAAAAATTTTTCGGCGGGAGCTACAAAGACCTAGAAGCTGTAACAAGGGCCGTACGTATACCGGTCTTAATGAAGGACTTTATAGTGACTGAAAAGCAGGTAAATTCAGCATACAGCTTAGGCGCAGACGTAATATTATTAATAGTCAGAGTTCTTACCGAAAGAGAGCTAGTTAGTCTCTATAAGTATGCTAAGAGTTACCACCTAGACGTCATAGTGGAAGTTACTAATGAAGAGGAAATAGAAATAGCAGTAAGAAATAACTTTGATATAATAGGTGTTAATTCACGTGACTTAGCGTCTCTGGATCTAAGTTTAGAAAAGACGAAGAGGTTGCTGAAATTAATTCCATCTGATAGATTGAAAATAGCTGAGAGTGGAATAAGATCTAGAGACGATATACAGCAATTGAAAGAAGCTGGAGCTGACGCATTTCTAATAGGAACTACACTGATGCAAGATCCGAATAAAATAAAGGAGTTAGTATAG
- a CDS encoding pyridoxal phosphate-dependent aminotransferase produces the protein MLDNFSEASMAISGESTLVYQEVARKVQREKGIRVINFGIGQPDLPTFRKIRNAAIKALDEGFTGYTSAYGIDELREKIASHVNTLYPNGKPVKKEEVIITPGAKTALYLAFLLYVNPGDEVIIFDPSFYSYAEVVKMLGGKPVYVKMKWAEETGFSLNVSELEDKISSKTKMIVLNNPHNPTGMVFDPKEIENIMELAKEKSIILLSDEIYDYFVYDGRMKSILEDPDWRDYAIYVNGFSKTFSMTGWRLGYVIAKEKITKKMAELAANIYTCPTSFAQKGAIAAFDAFDEVKDMISLFRRRRDVMYEELKKNKWIKVHKSQGAFYMFPYIGEILSRANIQVKDFAIKLIEEAGVTTIPGEVFPLEVGKNYLRLSFAVDENDIREGVRRINEFTTRLMKEIVGER, from the coding sequence ATGTTAGACAATTTTTCTGAGGCATCAATGGCTATAAGTGGCGAATCTACTCTAGTATATCAAGAGGTTGCAAGGAAGGTTCAGAGAGAGAAAGGCATAAGGGTTATAAATTTCGGAATAGGACAACCGGATTTACCTACCTTTAGAAAAATTAGGAACGCTGCAATAAAGGCTCTTGACGAAGGTTTTACAGGGTATACTTCAGCTTATGGTATAGATGAATTACGTGAAAAAATTGCTTCTCATGTTAATACACTATATCCTAACGGGAAGCCAGTTAAGAAAGAAGAGGTTATAATAACACCCGGTGCTAAAACAGCTCTGTATTTAGCTTTTCTCCTTTACGTTAACCCTGGAGATGAAGTAATAATATTTGACCCTTCATTTTATTCGTATGCAGAAGTAGTTAAAATGCTAGGTGGAAAGCCGGTTTATGTTAAGATGAAATGGGCGGAAGAGACAGGTTTCTCGTTAAACGTAAGTGAATTAGAAGATAAAATTTCGTCTAAAACTAAAATGATTGTATTAAATAACCCCCATAACCCTACAGGTATGGTCTTTGATCCGAAAGAAATAGAAAATATAATGGAATTAGCCAAAGAGAAAAGCATAATTTTACTTTCAGACGAAATTTATGATTATTTTGTGTACGATGGGCGGATGAAAAGTATTCTTGAAGACCCCGACTGGCGTGACTACGCGATCTACGTTAACGGCTTTAGTAAGACCTTCTCCATGACCGGTTGGAGATTAGGATATGTTATAGCCAAAGAGAAAATCACCAAAAAAATGGCTGAACTCGCTGCAAATATATATACATGCCCTACAAGTTTTGCGCAGAAAGGTGCCATTGCAGCATTTGACGCTTTCGATGAAGTGAAAGATATGATATCTCTATTTAGAAGAAGAAGGGACGTAATGTATGAAGAATTAAAGAAAAATAAGTGGATAAAAGTTCATAAAAGTCAAGGAGCTTTCTATATGTTCCCTTATATAGGAGAGATCCTTTCTAGGGCTAACATTCAGGTAAAAGATTTTGCGATAAAGTTGATCGAAGAAGCCGGAGTTACAACTATCCCCGGAGAGGTATTCCCTTTAGAAGTAGGAAAGAATTACTTAAGACTAAGTTTTGCAGTAGACGAAAACGATATAAGAGAAGGAGTAAGAAGGATTAACGAGTTTACAACAAGGCTGATGAAAGAAATAGTAGGCGAAAGATGA
- a CDS encoding valine--tRNA ligase, protein MLTQDEINKKMEEWPKHYDPKSIELKWQKIWLSQEFWERVFRFRDEDDSSPTFIIDTPPPFTSGELHMGHAYWVSIADTIGRFRRLQGYNVLLPQGWDTQGLPTELKVQYKLGIPKDNRELFLKKCIEWTEEMIKRMKEAMIRLGYRPEWERFEYRTYEEKYRKVIQKSLLQMFENGLIEMREGPVYWCPKCETALAQSEVGYLEKDGILAFIKFPLKDGGDIIIATTRPELLGATQAVAVHPEDERYKNLVGKTVIVPLFNKEVKIIADRAVEKEFGTGAVMISTYGDPQDIKWQLMYNLPVTELVDEKGRMKNTNGLLDGLKVMEARKKIVEMLKQQGYLVKVENIKHNVLSHTERSDCLSPIEFLTKKQIYIKTLQFKPQLLEEYKKMKFIPSRMSHYLEDWINSLEWDWNISRQRVYGTPLPFWYCDNGHLVPAREEQLPVDPTKINPPTDKCPKCGLPLKPVTDVADVWIDSSVTVVYLTGFYTDKGRFSKTFPASIRLQGTDIIRTWLFYTFFRTLMLTGNVPFKEVLVNGQVLGPDGTRMSKSKGNVVNPLDRVDEFGADAIRLTLLDARIGDDFPFKWETVKAKKLLLQKLWNAGRLSYAFIGKRKFNKPSTFHPIDKWILLEHKKFVEKAITAYNSYDFYTVVESLYSYFWETIADEYLELLKHRLFEEDQSALYTLQRIFRELLIILHPLAPHITEEMYSRLFGDKMSILLERMPEVNDIEEDAEILKLGEYIKRTTSAIRTLKIQNQLSIVSIINVKLYGPKDYIEKIRAIENDIKKTLKIENIEYAESEEIRAELISVIKK, encoded by the coding sequence ATGCTAACGCAGGATGAGATTAATAAAAAGATGGAGGAATGGCCTAAACACTATGACCCTAAATCAATAGAACTTAAATGGCAAAAAATTTGGTTGAGCCAAGAATTCTGGGAAAGAGTATTTAGATTTAGAGACGAAGATGATAGCTCCCCGACATTTATTATTGATACTCCTCCCCCTTTCACAAGCGGAGAACTTCACATGGGACACGCTTACTGGGTCTCAATAGCAGATACAATAGGAAGGTTTAGGAGACTTCAAGGATATAACGTACTTTTACCTCAAGGTTGGGACACGCAAGGACTTCCTACAGAACTAAAAGTCCAATATAAGCTTGGAATACCCAAAGATAACAGGGAACTTTTTCTCAAAAAATGCATAGAATGGACTGAAGAAATGATAAAGAGAATGAAGGAAGCAATGATAAGACTTGGTTATAGACCAGAATGGGAAAGATTTGAGTATAGGACATACGAAGAAAAATACAGAAAAGTAATACAGAAAAGTTTGCTTCAAATGTTCGAGAACGGTTTAATAGAAATGAGAGAAGGCCCCGTGTATTGGTGCCCTAAGTGTGAGACGGCACTAGCTCAAAGTGAGGTAGGATATTTAGAAAAAGACGGAATCCTAGCATTTATTAAATTTCCCCTTAAAGATGGAGGAGACATAATAATCGCTACTACAAGGCCCGAATTACTGGGGGCTACACAAGCAGTAGCTGTTCACCCAGAGGATGAAAGATATAAAAATTTAGTAGGGAAAACTGTCATAGTTCCATTGTTTAATAAAGAAGTGAAAATCATAGCTGATAGAGCAGTAGAAAAAGAGTTTGGTACAGGCGCGGTCATGATCAGTACCTATGGTGACCCCCAGGATATAAAGTGGCAATTAATGTATAATTTGCCCGTAACTGAGCTAGTTGACGAGAAAGGTAGAATGAAAAACACTAATGGCCTTCTAGACGGATTAAAAGTAATGGAAGCTAGGAAAAAGATAGTAGAAATGCTGAAACAGCAAGGTTATCTAGTTAAAGTAGAAAATATTAAGCATAATGTTCTATCCCACACGGAAAGAAGCGATTGTCTCTCCCCTATTGAATTCTTAACAAAGAAACAGATATACATTAAGACATTGCAATTCAAACCCCAATTACTAGAAGAATACAAAAAGATGAAGTTTATCCCATCCAGAATGTCACATTACCTAGAGGACTGGATAAATAGCCTAGAATGGGACTGGAATATTAGTAGGCAAAGGGTATACGGTACTCCATTACCTTTTTGGTATTGCGATAACGGACACTTAGTCCCAGCTAGGGAGGAGCAACTCCCGGTAGATCCAACAAAAATAAACCCACCAACAGATAAATGTCCTAAATGCGGGTTACCCCTAAAACCTGTAACGGATGTAGCTGACGTCTGGATCGACTCTAGCGTAACCGTAGTGTATTTAACAGGCTTTTACACGGATAAAGGAAGGTTTTCAAAGACTTTTCCGGCATCAATTAGGTTACAAGGGACAGATATAATACGTACGTGGTTATTCTATACTTTTTTCAGAACCCTCATGCTAACAGGGAACGTGCCTTTCAAAGAGGTCCTGGTAAACGGACAAGTACTAGGACCTGACGGAACTAGAATGAGTAAAAGTAAAGGAAATGTAGTAAACCCCTTAGACAGAGTAGATGAATTTGGTGCTGACGCTATTAGGTTAACCCTATTAGATGCAAGGATCGGAGACGATTTCCCGTTTAAATGGGAGACAGTCAAAGCTAAGAAATTACTATTACAAAAACTATGGAACGCAGGAAGATTATCTTATGCATTTATAGGTAAGAGAAAGTTTAATAAGCCCTCGACTTTTCATCCGATAGACAAGTGGATTTTATTAGAACATAAGAAATTCGTAGAGAAAGCAATTACAGCATATAATAGTTACGACTTTTATACGGTAGTCGAATCATTATACTCATATTTCTGGGAAACCATCGCAGATGAATACTTAGAACTACTCAAACACAGACTATTTGAAGAAGACCAGTCAGCACTCTATACTCTCCAAAGAATATTCAGAGAACTACTAATAATTTTGCACCCGCTGGCACCTCATATCACCGAAGAAATGTACAGCAGACTCTTTGGAGATAAAATGAGCATTTTACTAGAAAGGATGCCTGAGGTAAACGATATAGAAGAGGATGCTGAAATCCTGAAACTAGGGGAATATATAAAGAGAACTACTTCTGCTATAAGGACGCTTAAAATACAGAATCAACTGTCAATAGTTTCTATCATAAATGTCAAACTATATGGTCCTAAAGATTACATAGAGAAAATAAGGGCTATTGAAAATGATATAAAGAAAACGTTAAAAATAGAAAATATTGAATACGCGGAAAGCGAAGAAATAAGAGCTGAGCTAATATCAGTGATCAAAAAGTAA